The Sinorhizobium alkalisoli genomic interval AGAACTCAGTAAGGTCCCTTCCATTAAATCTTGCTTCATCGGCTGTTCCTCCAGTCGCAGCCAATCAGACGATCAGGTAACGGGCATCCGGATCCTGGCAGCAACGGTTTCGAGCCACCGCCGACCCGCGGAGCTCCATGGAAGAGAAAAGGCAAATCGAATGTCCACGAAGAAATCCCTGCGTCCCTCTCTCAAGACCATTCTGAAGACGTCCACGGTCGCCGGCGTTGCCGCGGTGATGCTTACGACCGGCATTCCGGCGCAGATATCGCACTCCTTTGCAGAGGCGGTGCAAGTTCAGGCCCCGGCCGTTCCCAGTTTTGCCGATGTCGTCGAAGCCGTTTCCCCGGCGGTCGTCTCCGTTCGGGTGCAATCGCGCATGCAGGTCTCCGATGAACAGGCCGGCAATTTCAGCTTCGACTTCGGCCGCGGCTTCGAGGATCTGCCGGACGATCACCCGCTGAAGCGCTTCTTTCGTGAATTCGGCGGCCCGGCTCCGCGTGACGGCGATCGAGCCGATCGCTGGCGTGATCGTCACGGGCCGCGTGAAGGCCGGCTCCGTCCGCGGGCACAGGGCTCCGGCTTCTTCATCAGCGAAGACGGCTATCTCGTCACCAACAACCACGTCGTTTCCGACGGCTCGGCCTTCACCGTCATCCTGAACGACGGCACGGAGCTTGATGCCAAGCTCGTAGGCAAGGATCAGCGCACGGACCTTGCCGTGCTCAAGGTCGATGCCAAGCGCAAGTTTGCCTATGTCAGCTTTGCCGACGACAGCAAGGTGCGCGTGGGCGATTGGGTGGTCGCCGTCGGCAACCCATTCGGTCTTGGCGGCACGGTCACCGCGGGTATCGTCTCAGCCCGTGGCCGCGATATCGGCTCCGGTCCCTATGACGATTATCTGCAGGTCGACGCGGCGGTGAACCGCGGCAACTCCGGCGGCCCCACCTTCGACCTTGCGGGCCAGGTTGTCGGCATCAACACGGCGATCTTCTCTCCGTCTGGCGGCAATGTCGGCATTGCCTTCGCCATCCCCGCATCGGTGGCGAAGGACGTTGTCCAAGATCTCATCAAAGACGGCAGTGTCTCGCGCGGCTGGCTCGGCGTCCAGATCCAGCCTGTAACCAAGGACATCGCCGAATCGCTCGGCCTTTCCGAAGCGAAGGGCGCCCTCGTTGTCGAGCCGCAGCCGGGTTCGCCGGGGGAAAAGGCAGGCATCAAGCAGGGCGATGTGGTGACAGCCCTCAATGGCGAGCCGATCAAGGATCCGCGTGATCTCGCACGGCGAGTGGCGGCGCTCAATCCGGGTACGACCGCCGACGTCACGCTGTGGCGCAATGGCAAGTCGGAGAGCATCAAGCTCGAGATTGGAACTCTGCCGAACGACACCGCGAGTGCGACTCCCGACAGTGGTGACGGGCGGCCCGATCAGGGACAGACGGGTGAGGAAACGCTTTCCGATCTCGGCCTGGCGGTCACTCCGTCGGATGACGGCAAGGGCGTCACGATCACCTCGGTCGATCCGGAGTCCGATGCCGGCGATCGCGGCTTGAAGGAAGGCGAAAAGATCGTCTCCGTCAACAATCAGAATGTGACGTCGGCGGACGAGATTCTCAAGGTGATCGACGCTGCCCGGAAGGATGGCCGCAGCAAGGCGCTCTTCCAGATCGAAGCTGCGGAAGGCAGCCGCTTCGTGGCGCTGCCGATCGACCAGGGCTGATCTATCAAGAGACCGGACCGGGTGCGGGAGGGAATGGTCGAAGGATCTTCCCCGCCCGCGTCTCGGCGCGTGGCCGAACCGCCGCGATCGTCGCGGCGGCTTCCGTTTCGACCCGATCTGCTGCGGCCCATGACACCGCGGCGTTCGGGCTGCTTGCGATCCGAAACCGGTTGAGACGATCAGAGGTCCGGGATTATGGTCATGCGTATGAAGATTCTCATTGTTGAAGACGACCTGGAGGCAGCGGCCTATCTCGCCAAGGCGTTTCGTGAGGCGGGTATCGTTTCCGACCATGCAAGCGACGGCGAGAGCGGCCTGTTCATGGCAAGCGAAAACGCCTACGACGTGATCGTGGTCGACCGGATGCTGCCGCGTCGCGACGGACTGTCGCTGATCTCCGAGCTCAGGCGCAGGGATGTCCACACGCCGGTGCTCATCCTCTCCGCTCTCGGCCAGGTCGACGATCGCGTCACGGGCCTTCGCGCCGGGGGCGACGACTATCTGCCGAAGCCTTATGCCTTCAGCGAACTCCTGGCGCGGGTTGAAGTGCTCGGCCGGAGAAAGGGAGCGCCGGAGCAGGACATGGTCTACCGCGTCGGCGACCTCGAACTGGACCGGCTCTCCCATTCGGTCAGACGGCAGGGCAAGGAGATTTCACTGCAGCCGCGCGAGTTCCGCCTGCTCGAATATCTCATGAAGAATGCAGGCCAGGTGGTCACGCGCACCATGCTGCTCGAGAACGTTTGGGACTACCACTTCGACCCTCAGACCAACGTCATCGACGTCCACGTCTCGCGCCTGCGCTCGAAGATCGAGAAGGATTTCGACCCGCCCCTGCTCAGAACCGTTCGGGGCGCAGGTTATATGATCAAGGACGACCAGGCGTCTGAAACATGAGCAGGTTCGGCGTTCTGTCCAGGACGACGGCGGTCAGGCTCTCCGCACTCTATCTCGTACTCTTCTCCCTTTGCGCCGCCATTCTCGTATTCTACGTCACCGGCATGTCCGAACGTCTGCTGGAACAGCAGACGCGCGAAGCTGTCGCTGCCGAGGCGTTACAGATCGAGGGCGTGTACGAGCGTGCCGGCATCAGCGGCCTGCTGCGGACACTCGAACGCCGTGCGCGCCAGCCCGGCGCCAATCTCTATGTCATCGCCGGCCCGGCAGGGGAAATACTCGCCGGCAATGTGGCCAGTCTTGAACCCGGCCTGCTCGATGACGCGGGCTGGACACCCGAGCCGTTCCGATACCGCCGCTTTACCGACGAGAGCCGCGCCGATAGTCATGTGGCGCTTGCCCAGGTGATCGTGCTCGACAATGGCCTCAGGATCCTGGTCGGCCGCGACCTGCAGGAGCCGGAGAAGTTTCGCGTCCTCGTCCGTCAGGCCCTGGTGGTCGCCCTCGGCATCATGGGGCTCGGCGCGCTGGTGATCTGGTTCGGCATCGGACGTAACGCCCTGAAGCGCATCGACCGCATGTCCGAGGCAAGCACCAAGATCATGGGGGGCGACCTGTCGCAGCGCCTGCCGATGAGCGGATCCGGCGACGAGTTCGACCGGCTTTCGGAATCGCTGAACACGATGCTCGGCCGCATCGAGAAGCTCAATGAAGGCCTGAAACAGGTGTCCGACAACATCGCGCACGACCTCAAGACGCCGCTGACACGACTGCGCAACAAGGCTGAGGCGGCGCTTGCCAGCCGCGAAAATCAGAGCGCCTCTCTCGAGGAGATCATCGCCGAGTCCGATCAACTGATCCGCACCTTCAATGCGCTCTTGATGATTTCGCGCGTCGAGGCAGGATCCGCCGTTGCGGAGATGAGCGAAGTCGATCTGACCGGCATCGTCGCCGATTGCGTCGAACTCTACGAACCGCTCGCGGAGGAAAGTGCGCTACGGCTGGAGACCGCCATCGAGCCCAAAGTGACAGTTGCGGGCAATCGCGAGCTTATCGGTCAGGCGCTGGGCAACCTACTCGACAATGCCGTCAAATATGCCGAGGGGGCGGAAAATCCGCTGATCCGGGTGGAAATGAAGGAGAGCGAGGGCAATGTCCTGCTGTCGGTTGCAGACCACGGCCCCGGCGTTCCGGCCGGCATGCGCAGCGAGGTCCTCAAACGGTTCGTGCGGCTCGACGAGAGCCGATCGAAGCCTGGGACCGGGCTCGGCCTCTCGCTTGTCGAAGCGGTCATGGAGATGCACCATGGCTCACTGGAACTCACGGCGACTGAACCGGACGGCACGGGATTGACGGTACGCATGGTTTTCCCGACCGCTTTGGCCTGATAGATCGATTGTGATGGGGAGGGATTGGATGCAGGCGGCGAGGGAAAGACGGCTGTCCGATATCGATGCGGTGCACATCCGGCCCGGAAGTCAGGCCGAGGCGAAGGCGTCGCTTGCCGCTCTGAAGGACGCGGCCAAAGGGCGTGAGGCACTCACTGCGCTGCTGGCCTCCGAAGCACCGCTCAAGAACTTCCTCGTCGCCGCTTTCGCGCTCTCCCCCTTCTTGCGCGATACGCTCGGCAGCCACCCGGCCATTCTCGAGGCTTTGCTTGCCGAATCCCTGCCTCTATTTCTCGAGCGACGGATCGATGCCGCGCGGGTGGCATGGAAAGCGGAGGGGACGGGCGTGGCACTGCCGGACGCGGAAGTGATGTCGCGGCTGCGGCGAGCCAAACGCGAGATTGCCTTCGCCATCGCCCTTGCCGATCTCGCCCGACTCTTCGACGGCCGGGAAACGACGCGCTGGCTGAGCGATTTCGCGGGCGCGGCTGTGTCTGCGGCGGTCGATCACCTGCTGTTGAGCGCAGAGGAGAGCGGCAAGTTTGCATTGAAGGACGCGGCCAAACCGAGCGCCGGTTCCGGCCTTGTCGTGCTCGGTATGGGCAAGCTCGGTGCGGCGGAACTCAATTATTCCTCCGACATCGATCTCGTGGTCTTCTACGATCCGCAATCCGTCATCCTGCTGCGACCCGACGAGGCGCCGGAGACCTTCGCGCGGCTCTTGAGACGGCTGGTCCGCATCCTGCAGGAGAGAACCGGCGACGGTTACGTTTTCCGCACGGACCTGCGCCTTCGCCCGGATCCGGGTTCCACCCCGCTCGCGATCCCCGTCGAGGCGGCGATGCTCTATTACGAGAGCCGGGGCCAGAACTGGGAGCGCGCCGCCTTCATCAAGGCGCGGCCGGTCGCTGGCGACCTCCAGGCAGGCGAGCGTTTCCTCAAGGAACTGACACCCTTCGTCTTCCGCAAATATCTCGATTATGCGGCGATCGCCGATATCCACTCGATCAAGCGGCAGATACATGTGCACAAGGGTCACGGCGAAATCGCGGTCAAGGGGCACAATATCAAGCTCGGCCGCGGTGGCATCCGCGAGATCGAGTTCTTCGTCCAGACGCAGCAACTGATCGCCGGCGGACGCATGCCGGCGCTTCGGCTGCGCGCGACCGAAGCGATGCTGCGTGCTCTCGCAGATACCGGCTGGATAGATCCGGGGACGGCGGATGAACTGATCGACGCCTATTGGTTCCTGCGCGATGTCGAGCACCGGATCCAGATGGTGCACGACGAGCAGACGCATCTTCTGCCCGAGACGGAGTCGGAGTTGAAGCGGATCGCCTGCATGCTCGGTTTCAGCGACACGGCCTCTTTCGCGGCGCAGTTCTCCGGCATCTTGCGGACGGTCGAGCGGCGCTACGCCCAGCTCTTCGAGCAGGAGGCGCGGCTTTCGAGCGAGACAGGCAATCTCGTTTTCACGGGCCAGCAGGACGATCCGGACACGCTGCAGACGCTGAAGAAGCTCGGTTTCGAGCGCCCGTCGGATATAGCCCGCATCATACGCACCTGGCACTATGGTCGCTACCGGGCCACTCAGTCCGTGGAGGCGCGCGAACGGCTGACGGAGTTGACACCGGAGCTTCTGCGCGTCTTCGGCGAGAGCCGGCGTGCCGATGAGGCGCTTCTGCGCTTCGATCAGTTCATCTCCGGGCTGCCGGCGGGCATACAACTTTTTTCCTTGCTCGGCAGCAATCCCGGGCTTCTGTCGCTGATCGTCAACATCATGTCTTCGGCCCCGCGTCTTGCCGATATCATCGCCGCCAAGCCACATGTCTTCGACGGCATGCTGGATCCGGGGCTTCTCGCCGAGCTTCCGACGCGTGACTATCTTGCGCCGCGAATTGCCAATTTCGTAGCCGGCGGCCGCCACTACGAGGATGTGCTCGATCGCCTGCGCATCATCGCGGCCGAGCAGCGCTTCCTGATCGGGATCAGGCTCCTGACGGGAGTGATCACCGGACCGCAGGCAGGCCGGGCCTTCACCGATCTCGCCGACCTGATCATCGCCTCCGCGCTCGAGGCGGTGCTCGAAGAGATCCGCGCCGTGCATGGCCGCTTCCCCGCAGGGCGGGTCGCGATCGTCGGCATGGGCAAGCTCGGTAGTCATGAGCTGACGGCTGGTTCCGACGTGGACCTCATTCTGCTCTACGACTTCGATGATGAGGCGTCCGTATCCGATGGCGCCAAGCCGCTGGATCCGGTCCGCTACTTCACCCGCGTGACGCAGCGACTGATCGCCGCCCTTTCCGCGCCGACGGCGGAGGGCATTCTCTACGAGGTCGACATGCGGCTAAGGCCGTCGGGCAACAAGGGTCCGGTCGCAACGCGCATCAGCGCCTTTGCCAAATACCAGCGAAACGAGGCCTGGACCTGGGAGCATCTGGCACTGACGCGTGCGCGCTGCATCTGCGGAGATGCCGGTCTGATCGGCGAGGCGGCGGCGATTTTCGCCGAGGTGCTCTCTAAGAGGCGCGACATCGAAAATATCCGCAAGGATGTCGGGGAGATGCGCGCGCTGATCGAAAAGGAGAAGCCGCCGCACGACATCTGGGATTTCAAGCTCATCCCCGGTGGTCTCGTCGACATCGAGTTCATCGCGCAATATCTGGCGCTGATCGCGCCGGCCAAGGGCGTGAAGCCGCTGCCCCCAGGAAGCCACACGATGGAGGCGTTGAAAACGCTCGGCGCCGCTCTCATGGATGCAAACGACCTCGATACCACGTTGGAGGCGCTTTCGCTGTTCACCGAGATATCGCAGATTGTCCGCCTTTGCATAGATGGCGATTTCGATCCGCGAAACGCGCCGTCGGGTCTCGTCGACCTCGTCTGCCGGGCGGGCGACTATCCCGACCTGAAGCATCTCGAGGCCGACATACGCCGCCTCTCCAAGGCGACGCGCCGAATATTCCAGTCGATTGTCGCAGGCTAGCGCCTCATGCTTTCCGAAAATCGAACCGATCTGTGGAAAAGGGCGCTGCAAAGACCGGAACCCACCTCAGGCGCGATCGGGAATCCTGACGGAGATGATCGTACCGACGCTCTCGGCCGAATGGATTTTCATCGTTCCGCCGTGCAGGCGCGTCAGCGAGCGGGAGATCGCAAGGCCGAGGCCGGACCCGCCCTTGCTCTTGGCATACTGGCTCTGAACCTGTTCGAAGGGCTGGCCGATTTTTTGCAAGGCATCCTTCGGGATGCCGATGCCGGAATCGGCAATGGTCAGCGTTACGGCGCCGCGGACTTTGCGCGCCCTCAAGGATATCCGCCCGCCTTCATTGGTGAACTTCACAGCGTTGGAGAGGAGGTTGAGCAGCACCTGTTTCATTGCCCGTCGGTCGGCGAACATCGTCAGACCGGAGGACACCTGCTGTACGATCCGGATATTCTTCTGCTCGGCCGGGATTGTGGTGAAGCGCAGCGTTTCCTCGATCAATGGTGCAAGGTCGATCCTCTCGCGTGCGATCCGCATGTGCCCGGCCTCGATCTTCGACATGTCAAGAATGTCGTTAATGACGTTGAGCAGATGCTTGCCGCTTTCGAAGATATCACGGGAATATTCGTGGTATTTCTCCGAGCCGAGCGGACCGAACATCTGGTTCTGCAGTATCTCCGAGAAACCGAGGATGGCGTTCAGCGGCGTGCGCAACTCATGCGACATGTTGGCGAGGAATTCCGACTTGGCGCGGTTTGCGGCCTCTGCCCGCTCCTTTTCCGCCTGGTAATTGGAATTGGCGACCGAGAGCTCGGCCTTCTGTCGTTCGAGCGTGATGCGCGAGGCGGAGAGATCGCCGATCGTTGCCATCAGCCGCCGCTCCGATTCGCGCAGGCGCACCTGATGGCGCTTCAGGAGCGTGATATCGGTGCCGACAGACACGAGACCGCCGTCGCGTGTACGCCTTTCGTTGATCTGCAGCCAGCGCTCGTCGGCGAGTTGCACTTCGCTGGTTTGCGAGTGGTTGCTGCGGTCCGGATCCGCCACCCGCCGCTCGACGACCGGCTTTGCCGCGGCAGCATGCACGACCGCGCGCTCGGTTCCCGGCACGAGCACGTGGTCGGGCAGCTGGTAGGCCTGCTGAAAATGGGTGTTGCACATGACCAGACGGTCGTGCTTGTCCCAGAGGACGAAAGCTTCCGAAGTGCACTCGATGGCGTCGGTAAGCCGCTGGTCCGCCTCCGCATAGCGTTGCGCGAGCCGATGCTGCTCGGTCACGTCCATAGCAATGCCGATGAGGTGAGCCCGGCCCGAAACGGTGCGGATGACCTGCGCCCGGGCGCGGAGCCAAACATAATGGCCGTCCGCATGGCGCATCCGAAACACCTGGTCGATCTGGCGTTCGTTGCCCTTGGCGATCGCCCGCGCCACCCGATAGATGCTGCGGTCCTCCGGGTGCATGAGCCGTGCGGCGTCGCCAA includes:
- a CDS encoding bifunctional [glutamine synthetase] adenylyltransferase/[glutamine synthetase]-adenylyl-L-tyrosine phosphorylase translates to MQAARERRLSDIDAVHIRPGSQAEAKASLAALKDAAKGREALTALLASEAPLKNFLVAAFALSPFLRDTLGSHPAILEALLAESLPLFLERRIDAARVAWKAEGTGVALPDAEVMSRLRRAKREIAFAIALADLARLFDGRETTRWLSDFAGAAVSAAVDHLLLSAEESGKFALKDAAKPSAGSGLVVLGMGKLGAAELNYSSDIDLVVFYDPQSVILLRPDEAPETFARLLRRLVRILQERTGDGYVFRTDLRLRPDPGSTPLAIPVEAAMLYYESRGQNWERAAFIKARPVAGDLQAGERFLKELTPFVFRKYLDYAAIADIHSIKRQIHVHKGHGEIAVKGHNIKLGRGGIREIEFFVQTQQLIAGGRMPALRLRATEAMLRALADTGWIDPGTADELIDAYWFLRDVEHRIQMVHDEQTHLLPETESELKRIACMLGFSDTASFAAQFSGILRTVERRYAQLFEQEARLSSETGNLVFTGQQDDPDTLQTLKKLGFERPSDIARIIRTWHYGRYRATQSVEARERLTELTPELLRVFGESRRADEALLRFDQFISGLPAGIQLFSLLGSNPGLLSLIVNIMSSAPRLADIIAAKPHVFDGMLDPGLLAELPTRDYLAPRIANFVAGGRHYEDVLDRLRIIAAEQRFLIGIRLLTGVITGPQAGRAFTDLADLIIASALEAVLEEIRAVHGRFPAGRVAIVGMGKLGSHELTAGSDVDLILLYDFDDEASVSDGAKPLDPVRYFTRVTQRLIAALSAPTAEGILYEVDMRLRPSGNKGPVATRISAFAKYQRNEAWTWEHLALTRARCICGDAGLIGEAAAIFAEVLSKRRDIENIRKDVGEMRALIEKEKPPHDIWDFKLIPGGLVDIEFIAQYLALIAPAKGVKPLPPGSHTMEALKTLGAALMDANDLDTTLEALSLFTEISQIVRLCIDGDFDPRNAPSGLVDLVCRAGDYPDLKHLEADIRRLSKATRRIFQSIVAG
- a CDS encoding ATP-binding protein, whose product is MADARRGSAADGRLRLKFPALAGLEREIIEQVKLFAEPASRKLAKAEPILKRSIPVLIIAFLLIVALSRMSGIMDEHARMETSSRQTVSLAAAAAAAAFQTDGSVLFSEGRRWEAEQRLARYLPAEALDAGIFLLLVRRDGRIFAGTNGGADFVGHALAAIAPDAAMQQYYGEGSSVMKAPIDGARHLIAVMQVPASAGVVVAATPISQFETAWRDDISLNVTLFAGISAILLVVLYAYYIQAKRARDADAIFAESNLRVETALSRGRCGLWDFDLANRRLFWSRSMYEMLGMPGDSSVLSFGDAARLMHPEDRSIYRVARAIAKGNERQIDQVFRMRHADGHYVWLRARAQVIRTVSGRAHLIGIAMDVTEQHRLAQRYAEADQRLTDAIECTSEAFVLWDKHDRLVMCNTHFQQAYQLPDHVLVPGTERAVVHAAAAKPVVERRVADPDRSNHSQTSEVQLADERWLQINERRTRDGGLVSVGTDITLLKRHQVRLRESERRLMATIGDLSASRITLERQKAELSVANSNYQAEKERAEAANRAKSEFLANMSHELRTPLNAILGFSEILQNQMFGPLGSEKYHEYSRDIFESGKHLLNVINDILDMSKIEAGHMRIARERIDLAPLIEETLRFTTIPAEQKNIRIVQQVSSGLTMFADRRAMKQVLLNLLSNAVKFTNEGGRISLRARKVRGAVTLTIADSGIGIPKDALQKIGQPFEQVQSQYAKSKGGSGLGLAISRSLTRLHGGTMKIHSAESVGTIISVRIPDRA
- a CDS encoding response regulator transcription factor, with protein sequence MVMRMKILIVEDDLEAAAYLAKAFREAGIVSDHASDGESGLFMASENAYDVIVVDRMLPRRDGLSLISELRRRDVHTPVLILSALGQVDDRVTGLRAGGDDYLPKPYAFSELLARVEVLGRRKGAPEQDMVYRVGDLELDRLSHSVRRQGKEISLQPREFRLLEYLMKNAGQVVTRTMLLENVWDYHFDPQTNVIDVHVSRLRSKIEKDFDPPLLRTVRGAGYMIKDDQASET
- a CDS encoding Do family serine endopeptidase, translating into MSTKKSLRPSLKTILKTSTVAGVAAVMLTTGIPAQISHSFAEAVQVQAPAVPSFADVVEAVSPAVVSVRVQSRMQVSDEQAGNFSFDFGRGFEDLPDDHPLKRFFREFGGPAPRDGDRADRWRDRHGPREGRLRPRAQGSGFFISEDGYLVTNNHVVSDGSAFTVILNDGTELDAKLVGKDQRTDLAVLKVDAKRKFAYVSFADDSKVRVGDWVVAVGNPFGLGGTVTAGIVSARGRDIGSGPYDDYLQVDAAVNRGNSGGPTFDLAGQVVGINTAIFSPSGGNVGIAFAIPASVAKDVVQDLIKDGSVSRGWLGVQIQPVTKDIAESLGLSEAKGALVVEPQPGSPGEKAGIKQGDVVTALNGEPIKDPRDLARRVAALNPGTTADVTLWRNGKSESIKLEIGTLPNDTASATPDSGDGRPDQGQTGEETLSDLGLAVTPSDDGKGVTITSVDPESDAGDRGLKEGEKIVSVNNQNVTSADEILKVIDAARKDGRSKALFQIEAAEGSRFVALPIDQG
- a CDS encoding sensor histidine kinase, whose protein sequence is MSRFGVLSRTTAVRLSALYLVLFSLCAAILVFYVTGMSERLLEQQTREAVAAEALQIEGVYERAGISGLLRTLERRARQPGANLYVIAGPAGEILAGNVASLEPGLLDDAGWTPEPFRYRRFTDESRADSHVALAQVIVLDNGLRILVGRDLQEPEKFRVLVRQALVVALGIMGLGALVIWFGIGRNALKRIDRMSEASTKIMGGDLSQRLPMSGSGDEFDRLSESLNTMLGRIEKLNEGLKQVSDNIAHDLKTPLTRLRNKAEAALASRENQSASLEEIIAESDQLIRTFNALLMISRVEAGSAVAEMSEVDLTGIVADCVELYEPLAEESALRLETAIEPKVTVAGNRELIGQALGNLLDNAVKYAEGAENPLIRVEMKESEGNVLLSVADHGPGVPAGMRSEVLKRFVRLDESRSKPGTGLGLSLVEAVMEMHHGSLELTATEPDGTGLTVRMVFPTALA